Proteins encoded by one window of candidate division KSB1 bacterium:
- a CDS encoding electron transfer flavoprotein subunit beta — protein sequence MTGLTIIVCGSIVPDPLQTLTPVMNPDGPALKNEMMLPHVLDPWAAHALYEAAHLAKQVNGKVYLVSLAPKAKLQQVMMSAAQKAPFELIAVDGSASGFTDAATTAEALAEAIRAIPNLDWNRTLLFGGWESASRAAGATLQMVGEKLGILDQFQGVDEIKLHEDGSFEVLERVEGGKHQVSLCAGPPAVLGWATGNLPEPPNNPQIGMANMRTVMPAVQRAQAKNIKDASLTFLSAEVPAQRRETRIVKDKSAAEIAQEIVAWLKEN from the coding sequence ATGACAGGACTCACCATAATCGTCTGCGGCAGCATTGTACCGGATCCGCTGCAGACGCTGACGCCGGTGATGAATCCCGACGGGCCGGCGCTCAAAAACGAGATGATGCTGCCGCACGTGCTCGACCCTTGGGCGGCACATGCGCTGTATGAAGCCGCGCATCTGGCCAAACAAGTCAATGGCAAAGTCTACTTGGTCAGTCTGGCGCCGAAGGCCAAGCTGCAGCAGGTGATGATGAGCGCCGCACAAAAGGCGCCTTTCGAGCTGATTGCCGTCGACGGATCGGCGAGCGGATTTACCGACGCCGCAACTACAGCAGAGGCCTTGGCGGAGGCAATCCGCGCCATTCCCAACCTCGATTGGAATCGCACGCTCCTTTTCGGCGGCTGGGAGTCGGCTTCGCGCGCCGCCGGAGCGACGCTGCAGATGGTCGGCGAAAAGCTCGGCATCCTCGACCAGTTTCAGGGCGTCGACGAAATCAAACTGCATGAGGACGGCTCCTTTGAGGTGCTGGAGCGAGTGGAAGGCGGCAAACACCAGGTTTCTCTCTGCGCGGGACCGCCGGCCGTGCTCGGCTGGGCGACCGGCAATCTGCCGGAACCGCCGAACAATCCGCAGATCGGCATGGCCAACATGCGGACGGTCATGCCCGCCGTTCAGCGCGCGCAGGCAAAGAACATCAAGGACGCCTCGTTGACGTTCCTCAGCGCCGAGGTGCCGGCGCAGCGCCGCGAGACGCGCATTGTCAAGGACAAGAGCGCTGCGGAAATCGCCCAGGAAATCGTCGCCTGGCTGAAGGAAAACTGA
- a CDS encoding electron transfer flavoprotein subunit alpha — protein MEKILFLSHTEENGGLSSHDLEALTAAADLAKATGGELIVGLFGGKAEEAVKQVTGKVLVVEGTDFSVPRYATDVAAAEVVVRAAGASIVIAPGNSRMMRFFAGLAARFGGKVDTHVTGLRVEDRIVLSRWTYRQRIQVQLTRTARPWFIAVEAGVFAPFAGSGATEVQKLTVAVTPALMRTTVHGVKAPQTGEQTIKPDAKLLFVAGAGWTKKQKDGQAHVEEAAELIMEFIRKADASLGSSKSLVDLQGEGQQVLPFMSHLNQVGQTGSTPRHPKGLATCCHGEEPHVVGWRFINERRAVNLDPNCGWAQGKADVLYVADAFEVMREVNRLLGEK, from the coding sequence ATGGAAAAGATTCTTTTTTTATCCCATACGGAAGAAAACGGCGGGCTTTCATCTCATGACTTGGAAGCGTTGACCGCTGCCGCCGATCTGGCGAAAGCAACCGGCGGCGAGCTGATCGTCGGCTTGTTCGGTGGTAAAGCAGAAGAGGCCGTCAAGCAAGTTACCGGCAAGGTTTTGGTTGTAGAGGGCACCGATTTTTCCGTGCCCCGCTACGCGACGGACGTCGCGGCGGCGGAAGTTGTCGTGCGGGCGGCCGGCGCCTCGATCGTTATTGCTCCGGGAAACAGCCGCATGATGCGCTTTTTCGCAGGCTTGGCGGCGCGTTTCGGCGGCAAAGTCGACACTCACGTCACCGGCCTCCGTGTAGAGGACCGCATCGTTCTCAGCCGCTGGACGTACCGTCAGCGCATTCAGGTACAGCTGACACGTACGGCGCGGCCGTGGTTTATCGCCGTCGAAGCGGGCGTGTTCGCTCCCTTTGCGGGTTCGGGAGCAACCGAAGTGCAAAAATTGACCGTTGCCGTTACGCCCGCACTGATGCGCACGACGGTGCATGGCGTGAAAGCGCCGCAGACCGGCGAGCAGACGATCAAGCCGGACGCCAAGCTGCTGTTTGTTGCCGGCGCCGGTTGGACGAAAAAACAAAAGGACGGCCAAGCGCATGTCGAAGAGGCGGCCGAACTGATCATGGAGTTCATCCGCAAAGCCGACGCCTCGCTCGGCAGCAGCAAGTCGCTGGTCGATCTGCAGGGCGAGGGTCAGCAGGTTCTGCCGTTCATGTCGCATCTCAATCAAGTGGGACAGACCGGCTCGACGCCGCGCCATCCCAAAGGTTTGGCGACCTGCTGTCACGGTGAAGAGCCGCATGTTGTCGGCTGGCGCTTCATCAACGAGCGCCGGGCGGTCAATCTCGACCCCAACTGCGGTTGGGCGCAGGGCAAGGCGGACGTGCTTTACGTCGCCGATGCGTTCGAGGTGATGCGGGAAGTGAATCGGCTGTTGGGGGAAAAGTGA